In Candidatus Zixiibacteriota bacterium, the genomic stretch TTTGAACTTGCACAGGCTTATGTACAGAGTCTTTGATTACATTTGTTGTCACTTGAATTCTCGGGTTTTGAAGGTTATTTGTTGCTTCGATAGCATTTTTAAAAATATTCTTGAAAACCTGTAAAAATTTTGATTCTTGACCAAAAACTAAGGGACCGGAACAATAATTTTTTACAAATCGAACCTTCGGCTTCATGACTAGCTTCAAAGTCATAATGGCAGCATCGCATATCGTATTGATATTACACGTACCAGGACCTTTTTCTATCATTTGCGTATCTAAATCACTTTGTAGACTCCTATAACCGGCAATTAAAGAGGTGAGTTGCTCCACTAGATTACTCAATTGTCTTTCCTGCTCTAGCACTATACTTGAAACTCTGTACTTACTCTTAAGAGCGGAGAGCCTTAGTCGCATTTCTGCTGCTGGGGTATTTAGCTCATGCGCCAGTTGATCAGCTAGTTTAAAAGCGTCCTTTGCTTTTTGATAAGCAAGGCGTTTTTCCTTGTAATCAGCAAATAAACTTTCGGAAAATCCAATGAGACCAAAAATGTGTATCAGCTTTAGAGTCGTTCCGGCTACAAAGAAAATATCTTGGTTAGCCTTCAAAAGATAACCAAATTGCAATAGAGAATAAAGGTACATGGAGAACACCAAACAACGTTTGACCCAAAGTCTAAAAGGTCGACGGGCAGCCCAGAAATAAGTCTGATAGGCGTTTCCAAAAAGAAATATGGCCAGGCTCCCGAACGAAACAGCACAAACCTCAACAATTCTAAGGTGGCTCGGAAAGTAGCTTAGCGTTATTATAGGAAGAACAAGTACCGACAAACTGATTG encodes the following:
- a CDS encoding HAMP domain-containing histidine kinase codes for the protein MSSSFHEFISVYVLNALTAITLLFLYLLLSRTYYATKKDKGLFFLFGGLFWLLNLVYLALNELSKKYIGLVDTQEVGFTLSLNTVSMFFLLVAAKQRFFSKYPKLFNMWNIATISLSVLVLPIITLSYFPSHLRIVEVCAVSFGSLAIFLFGNAYQTYFWAARRPFRLWVKRCLVFSMYLYSLLQFGYLLKANQDIFFVAGTTLKLIHIFGLIGFSESLFADYKEKRLAYQKAKDAFKLADQLAHELNTPAAEMRLRLSALKSKYRVSSIVLEQERQLSNLVEQLTSLIAGYRSLQSDLDTQMIEKGPGTCNINTICDAAIMTLKLVMKPKVRFVKNYCSGPLVFGQESKFLQVFKNIFKNAIEATNNLQNPRIQVTTNVIKDSVHKPVQVQIKIEDTGPGIDERIFPKIFEDGISTKHSFGRGHGLYIAKTIIEEHRGTIQAKTKGNKPYTGAYFEITLPYFSKKRP